One Dysosmobacter welbionis DNA segment encodes these proteins:
- a CDS encoding MATE family efflux transporter, with protein MQIKLSDHFTYGRLLRYTLPTIVMIIFTSLYSVVDGLFVSNLVGDLALSAVNIAFPITMIIGAFGFMLGTGGSAIVARTLGEGKPELASRYFTLFIWCVAGLGVVLSIVTIAFIEPIMRFAGASDLLLEDCIAYGRILLAGSAVFMLQSAFQSFFSVAEKPKLGLLLSLAAGATNITFDYVFIALLGMGVTGAAWATVLGYCVGGVIPVVYFLLPRREGLRLVRTNFYGRELLHACINGSSELMSNISASVVGILYNIRLMDLLGEPGVAAHSVMMYVDFVFVAAFLGFSMGSAPIVSYHYGAENYDELKNIFRRSGVIIAATSVAMVAASELLSRPLSAAFVGYSPDLLELTTHGFRIFALCYLFCGLNIYASAFFTALCNGALSALIAFTRTLLLRGGLVLVMPVFFGVDGVWWSVAAAELLGVVLSVVLLVLMRRRYHYA; from the coding sequence ATGCAGATCAAACTTTCTGACCATTTCACCTACGGACGGCTGCTGCGTTACACACTGCCGACCATCGTTATGATTATCTTCACCTCTCTGTACAGCGTGGTAGACGGACTGTTCGTATCCAACTTGGTGGGGGACCTGGCCCTGTCGGCGGTGAATATCGCCTTCCCCATCACTATGATCATCGGCGCCTTCGGCTTCATGCTGGGCACCGGCGGCAGCGCCATCGTGGCCCGCACGCTGGGGGAGGGGAAGCCGGAGCTGGCCTCCCGATATTTCACGCTCTTCATCTGGTGCGTGGCGGGGCTGGGCGTGGTGCTCTCCATTGTGACCATCGCCTTCATCGAACCCATCATGCGTTTTGCCGGGGCTAGCGACCTGCTGCTGGAAGACTGCATCGCCTACGGCCGGATCCTGCTGGCCGGCAGTGCCGTGTTCATGCTCCAGAGCGCCTTTCAGAGTTTCTTTTCCGTGGCGGAGAAACCCAAGCTGGGGTTACTGCTCTCCCTGGCTGCCGGAGCCACCAACATCACCTTTGACTACGTGTTCATCGCCCTGCTGGGCATGGGTGTCACCGGTGCCGCATGGGCCACAGTGCTGGGCTACTGCGTGGGCGGTGTCATCCCGGTGGTGTACTTCCTGCTTCCCAGAAGAGAGGGCCTGCGGCTGGTGCGGACGAACTTTTACGGCCGGGAACTGCTTCACGCCTGTATCAACGGCTCCTCGGAGCTGATGAGCAACATCTCCGCCTCCGTGGTGGGCATCCTCTACAACATCCGGCTGATGGACCTTCTGGGAGAGCCGGGCGTGGCGGCCCACTCGGTGATGATGTACGTGGATTTCGTGTTTGTGGCTGCCTTTCTGGGGTTCTCCATGGGCAGCGCCCCCATCGTCAGCTATCACTACGGGGCGGAGAACTATGATGAGCTGAAGAACATCTTCCGCCGCAGTGGCGTCATCATCGCCGCTACCTCCGTGGCGATGGTGGCGGCGTCGGAGCTCTTAAGCCGGCCCCTGTCTGCTGCCTTCGTGGGGTACTCTCCGGACTTGCTGGAGCTGACCACCCACGGCTTCCGGATCTTTGCCCTGTGCTACCTTTTCTGCGGGCTGAATATCTACGCATCCGCCTTCTTCACGGCCCTGTGCAACGGCGCCCTGTCGGCCCTGATCGCCTTCACCCGCACGCTGCTGCTGCGGGGTGGACTGGTGCTGGTGATGCCGGTGTTCTTCGGCGTGGATGGCGTCTGGTGGTCCGTGGCGGCGGCGGAACTGCTGGGGGTGGTGCTCTCGGTGGTGCTGCTGGTGCTGATGCGGCGGCGTTACCATTACGCCTGA
- a CDS encoding MarR family winged helix-turn-helix transcriptional regulator has protein sequence MGQEVLDAFWKSNDRIYNENTLLYHRLARACGLPDCAFWLLYTLRSEEAPLTQTQLSEQLSLPKQTVNSALKKLVEEGVLRLEAADGNLKNKRVCLTEAGEAFLRRTVDRVFGVESAAAARLTEEERSALVALSQKLLDAFRAETEAFLQTAAIGD, from the coding sequence ATGGGACAGGAAGTTCTGGATGCTTTCTGGAAATCCAATGACCGAATCTACAATGAGAATACCCTGCTGTACCACCGTCTGGCCCGGGCCTGCGGCCTGCCGGACTGCGCCTTCTGGCTGCTGTACACCCTGCGGTCGGAGGAGGCGCCCCTGACCCAGACCCAGTTGAGCGAGCAGCTGTCCCTACCCAAGCAGACGGTGAATTCCGCCCTGAAAAAGCTGGTGGAGGAGGGAGTCCTCCGCTTGGAGGCGGCGGACGGCAATCTGAAAAACAAGCGGGTCTGTCTGACAGAGGCGGGCGAGGCATTCCTCCGCCGCACTGTGGACCGCGTGTTCGGCGTAGAGAGCGCCGCGGCCGCCCGCCTGACCGAGGAGGAGCGGTCGGCGCTTGTGGCATTGAGCCAGAAGCTGCTGGATGCCTTTCGGGCGGAGACGGAAGCTTTTTTACAGACCGCTGCGATAGGAGACTGA
- a CDS encoding RNA polymerase sigma factor produces MDEEQIITLFFARSEQAIEALDAKYGKLFHSLSYHIVNDRQDADECVNDAYLGAWNAIPPAKPDSLLPYMARIVRNISLKCYWKKGAAKRNSPYTLALQEVEECLPDRKSAEEEVEARELARVIACFLDTLSAENRVIFMRRYWFSDSCRDIAGLVGLSEKNISVRLARIRRKLKQYLAEREAFL; encoded by the coding sequence ATGGATGAGGAACAGATCATCACACTGTTCTTTGCACGTTCCGAACAGGCTATCGAGGCATTGGACGCGAAATATGGAAAACTATTCCACAGTCTCTCCTATCACATCGTGAATGACAGGCAGGACGCAGATGAGTGCGTCAATGATGCGTACCTGGGGGCATGGAATGCCATTCCCCCGGCAAAACCGGACTCTCTGCTGCCCTATATGGCGCGGATCGTCCGCAACATTTCCCTGAAGTGCTATTGGAAAAAGGGCGCTGCCAAGCGAAACAGTCCTTACACCCTTGCTTTGCAGGAAGTCGAGGAGTGTCTTCCAGACCGAAAGAGCGCCGAGGAAGAGGTGGAGGCAAGGGAGCTCGCCCGCGTCATTGCGTGCTTTTTGGATACGCTGTCCGCAGAGAACCGCGTAATCTTCATGCGGCGCTACTGGTTTTCTGACAGCTGCCGGGACATCGCCGGGCTTGTCGGGCTGAGCGAAAAAAATATCTCCGTCCGGCTGGCCCGGATCCGAAGGAAGCTGAAACAATATCTGGCAGAAAGAGAGGCGTTTTTATGA
- a CDS encoding Mini-ribonuclease 3: MENYFEPNLTDDQLRAISSIGLAHMGDAVFEVLVRTWLCAHGKATGRGLHQATIALVRAESQAEKAERILPLLTEEEAAVFRRGRNAHVKSVPGHATRAQYGEATALEALLGWLYLKGRRDRINALFRAMMEE, translated from the coding sequence ATGGAAAACTATTTTGAACCGAATCTCACCGACGACCAGCTGCGCGCTATCAGTTCCATCGGCCTGGCCCACATGGGGGACGCCGTGTTCGAGGTGCTGGTGCGCACCTGGCTCTGTGCCCATGGCAAGGCCACGGGAAGGGGGCTGCACCAGGCCACCATTGCCCTGGTGCGGGCGGAGAGCCAGGCGGAGAAGGCGGAGCGGATCCTGCCCCTTTTGACGGAAGAGGAAGCCGCTGTGTTCCGCCGCGGGCGGAACGCTCACGTGAAGTCGGTGCCTGGCCATGCCACCCGGGCCCAGTACGGCGAGGCCACGGCCCTGGAGGCCCTGTTGGGCTGGCTGTATCTGAAGGGCCGGCGGGACCGGATCAATGCGCTTTTCCGCGCGATGATGGAGGAGTAA
- a CDS encoding DMT family transporter: MLLVDFQPVEILFIRFMMGFLALLAVCPRRLQGVTRRQEGLFALAGLCGVCLYYLLENIALTYTMASNVGVIISVSPCFTALLTHFLMRGEERLRPTFFAGFAVAMAGICLISFNGSALELDLRGDLLALLAAFVWACYALLSRKISALGHPTVLTTRRTFFYGLAFMLPALMVSGVRLELTRLTAPVNLGNLLFLGLGASALCFVTWNFAVKALGAVKTSVYIYLVPVITVAASVLILREPFTWMTGAGTVLTLIGLLLSEGKLHWKEGTHHETGTGQMRPGD; the protein is encoded by the coding sequence GTGCTGCTGGTGGATTTCCAGCCGGTGGAGATCTTGTTTATCCGGTTCATGATGGGCTTTCTGGCGCTGCTGGCAGTCTGTCCTCGCCGCCTGCAGGGCGTCACACGGCGGCAGGAGGGATTGTTTGCCCTGGCGGGGCTGTGCGGCGTGTGCCTGTACTACCTGCTGGAGAACATCGCCCTGACGTACACCATGGCCTCCAACGTGGGGGTCATCATCTCCGTGTCTCCCTGCTTCACCGCCCTGCTGACCCATTTTCTGATGCGGGGCGAGGAGCGGCTGCGGCCCACATTTTTCGCAGGCTTTGCGGTGGCCATGGCGGGGATCTGCCTTATCAGCTTCAACGGCTCTGCCCTGGAGCTGGACCTCCGGGGGGATTTGCTGGCGCTGCTGGCTGCCTTCGTGTGGGCCTGTTACGCCCTCTTGTCCCGGAAGATCAGCGCCCTGGGCCATCCCACTGTCCTGACCACGCGGCGAACCTTTTTCTACGGGCTGGCATTCATGCTGCCGGCGCTGATGGTCTCTGGCGTCCGGCTGGAGCTCACGCGACTCACAGCCCCGGTGAACCTGGGGAATCTGCTGTTTCTGGGGCTGGGGGCCTCGGCCCTGTGCTTCGTCACCTGGAACTTCGCGGTGAAGGCACTGGGGGCGGTGAAAACCAGCGTGTACATCTATCTGGTGCCGGTGATCACAGTGGCGGCCTCCGTGCTGATCCTGCGGGAACCCTTCACCTGGATGACCGGAGCCGGTACGGTACTGACCCTGATCGGGCTGCTTCTCTCTGAAGGCAAACTCCATTGGAAAGAGGGAACACACCATGAAACAGGAACTGGACAAATGCGTCCTGGTGATTGA
- a CDS encoding AraC family transcriptional regulator, producing the protein MRQAARTARYDQALGLEAYSLRAVDRPFPSHFHDHYVIGVVERGTRTLTCGRQRQVIGPGDVLLFNPGDSHACIQADGSLDYRGLNIPRSTMLALAEEIMGSRAMPGFSVAVVRDGELAGRLRALHRAVLGEEPELRREEALLLAWGLLLPGYAGMVETVSACRVEVERTCAFIRSHYARHITLEELSLQAGLSKSALVRAFAKAKGVTPYRYLMAVRISEARRLLERGVSSAEAAVETGFSDQSHFTNYFTAFTGLTPGACRELFRQEWERG; encoded by the coding sequence ATGAGACAAGCGGCGCGGACCGCCCGATATGACCAGGCTCTGGGGCTGGAGGCGTACAGCCTCCGGGCGGTGGACAGGCCCTTTCCCAGCCACTTTCACGACCATTATGTGATCGGCGTGGTGGAGCGGGGGACCCGGACCCTCACCTGCGGCCGCCAACGGCAGGTCATCGGCCCGGGAGACGTGCTGCTGTTCAACCCGGGAGACAGCCATGCCTGCATCCAGGCGGACGGGTCTCTGGACTACCGGGGACTGAATATCCCACGCAGCACCATGCTGGCCCTGGCGGAGGAGATCATGGGCAGCCGGGCAATGCCCGGCTTTTCCGTGGCCGTGGTTCGGGACGGAGAACTGGCAGGCCGCCTCCGGGCCCTGCACCGGGCGGTGCTGGGGGAGGAGCCGGAGCTCCGGAGGGAGGAGGCGCTGCTGCTGGCCTGGGGCCTCCTGCTGCCGGGTTACGCCGGGATGGTGGAAACGGTTTCTGCCTGCCGGGTGGAGGTGGAGCGGACCTGTGCGTTCATCCGGAGCCACTATGCCCGGCATATCACGCTGGAGGAGCTCAGCCTTCAGGCGGGACTGAGCAAATCCGCCCTGGTCCGGGCCTTTGCCAAGGCCAAGGGCGTCACGCCCTACCGCTATCTGATGGCGGTGCGGATCAGCGAGGCACGGCGCCTGCTGGAACGGGGTGTCTCCTCTGCAGAGGCCGCCGTGGAGACAGGCTTTTCCGATCAGAGCCATTTCACCAACTATTTCACTGCCTTCACCGGCCTGACGCCGGGGGCCTGCCGGGAGCTGTTCCGGCAGGAATGGGAGAGAGGATGA
- a CDS encoding DUF2000 domain-containing protein, translating to MKQELDKCVLVIDEAMPRGLAANTAAILGITWGRLRPELVGEDVTDAAGAIHPGIIRTPVPVLSGRPETFQTLRRQLAELEFADVAAVDFTDLAQSCRTYGEFIEKMARTGPGELRYLGMALLGPRHQVDRLTGSLPLLR from the coding sequence ATGAAACAGGAACTGGACAAATGCGTCCTGGTGATTGATGAGGCCATGCCCCGGGGCCTCGCTGCCAACACAGCGGCCATCCTGGGCATCACATGGGGCCGGCTGCGGCCGGAACTGGTAGGGGAGGACGTGACCGACGCTGCCGGAGCCATCCACCCCGGGATCATCCGCACGCCGGTGCCGGTGCTCTCCGGCAGGCCGGAGACTTTTCAGACCCTGCGGCGGCAGCTGGCCGAGCTGGAATTTGCAGATGTGGCGGCTGTGGACTTTACAGATCTGGCCCAGAGCTGCCGTACCTACGGCGAGTTCATCGAAAAAATGGCCCGCACCGGGCCGGGGGAGCTGCGATACCTGGGCATGGCCCTTTTGGGCCCCCGGCATCAGGTGGACCGGCTGACCGGAAGCCTGCCGCTGCTGCGGTAG